Proteins from a single region of Erythrobacter sp.:
- a CDS encoding ABC-F family ATP-binding cassette domain-containing protein, with amino-acid sequence MLTIDGITVRLGGRAILERASATVPVGARVGLIGRNGAGKSTLMKALIGEIEPDDGEISKPARARIGYIAQEAPSGSMTPEEVVLAAATERAELLAELETCTDMDRMGDVHERLLAIDAYSAPARAAKILNGLGFDEEMQQRPVDSFSGGWKMRIALGALLFSEPDILLLDEPSNHLDLEATLWLENFLKSYPATLLVISHERDLLNKVVDHILHLQGGQLTLYPGGYDAFEKQRAERAAQLTAAKASQDAQAARLRDYVARNSARASTAKQAQSRAKMLAKMQPIAALMEDPTLSFDFPDPAQLKSPMITLEHAAVGYGEAPPILKRLNFRIEADDRIALLGRNGNGKTTLARLLASQLTPAEGEVNAPGKLKVGYFTQYQVEELAGEDTPLDLMTRAMEGQSPAAVRAQLGRFGFSGPRAQTRVEKLSGGERARLALALITRDAPHLLILDEPTNHLDVDAREALIQALNGYSGAVILISHDRHMVELTSDRLVLVDGGTAREYDGSMDDYIDFILGRNQPKGERGGKAGGQRKSDAVSAADRRAAQSAFTKAETALTRHAAEVERLDQAILAASNQPGANMQALLTERALAATALAEAEEVWLAAGAALEA; translated from the coding sequence ATGCTTACCATTGACGGCATCACTGTGCGGCTTGGCGGCCGGGCCATTCTCGAACGCGCCAGCGCAACCGTGCCGGTGGGCGCGCGGGTCGGCCTGATCGGCCGCAACGGCGCGGGCAAATCGACGCTGATGAAGGCGCTGATCGGCGAGATCGAGCCGGACGACGGCGAAATCAGCAAGCCCGCCCGCGCCCGCATCGGCTATATCGCGCAGGAAGCCCCGAGCGGCAGCATGACGCCCGAAGAGGTGGTGCTCGCCGCCGCGACCGAGCGGGCGGAGCTGCTGGCAGAGCTGGAAACCTGCACCGACATGGACCGCATGGGCGATGTCCACGAACGCCTGCTGGCGATCGACGCCTATTCCGCCCCCGCACGCGCGGCCAAGATTTTGAATGGCCTCGGCTTCGACGAGGAGATGCAGCAACGCCCGGTCGACAGTTTCTCGGGCGGGTGGAAGATGCGCATTGCCCTTGGCGCACTGTTGTTTTCCGAGCCGGACATCCTGCTGCTCGACGAGCCCAGCAACCACCTCGATCTCGAAGCAACGCTGTGGCTGGAGAACTTCCTCAAGTCCTATCCGGCGACCCTGCTGGTGATCAGCCACGAACGCGACCTGCTCAACAAGGTGGTCGATCACATCCTGCACCTGCAAGGCGGGCAGCTGACGCTCTATCCGGGCGGTTATGATGCCTTCGAGAAGCAGCGGGCCGAGCGTGCGGCGCAGCTTACTGCTGCCAAGGCCTCGCAGGACGCGCAGGCGGCGCGGCTGCGCGACTATGTCGCCCGCAATTCGGCGCGCGCCTCGACCGCCAAGCAGGCCCAGTCGCGCGCCAAGATGCTAGCCAAGATGCAGCCGATCGCCGCGCTGATGGAAGACCCGACGCTGAGCTTCGATTTCCCCGATCCGGCCCAGCTGAAGTCCCCGATGATCACGCTGGAGCACGCCGCCGTCGGCTATGGCGAGGCGCCGCCGATCCTCAAGCGGCTGAACTTCCGCATCGAGGCTGATGACCGGATCGCGCTCCTGGGCCGAAACGGCAACGGCAAGACCACGCTCGCGCGCCTGCTCGCCTCGCAGCTCACCCCTGCCGAAGGCGAAGTGAACGCGCCGGGCAAATTGAAGGTCGGCTATTTCACGCAATATCAGGTCGAGGAACTGGCGGGCGAGGACACGCCGCTCGATCTGATGACCCGCGCGATGGAGGGGCAATCGCCTGCCGCGGTGCGGGCGCAGCTCGGGCGGTTCGGTTTTTCCGGCCCTCGCGCGCAGACCCGGGTGGAGAAGCTCTCGGGCGGAGAACGCGCGCGCCTGGCGCTGGCGCTGATCACGCGGGATGCGCCGCATCTGCTGATCCTCGACGAGCCGACCAACCACCTTGATGTCGACGCGCGCGAGGCGCTGATCCAGGCGCTCAACGGCTATTCGGGGGCGGTGATCCTGATCAGCCACGATCGCCACATGGTCGAGCTGACATCGGACCGGCTGGTGCTGGTCGATGGCGGCACCGCGCGCGAATATGACGGCAGCATGGATGACTACATCGACTTCATCTTGGGCCGCAACCAGCCCAAAGGCGAGCGGGGCGGCAAGGCTGGCGGCCAGCGCAAGTCCGACGCGGTCTCGGCGGCAGACCGGCGCGCGGCGCAATCGGCCTTCACCAAGGCGGAGACCGCGCTCACCCGCCACGCCGCCGAGGTCGAGCGGCTGGATCAGGCGATCCTCGCAGCCAGCAACCAGCCGGGCGCAAACATGCAGGCGCTGCTGACCGAGCGGGCGCTGGCCGCCACCGCCCTTGCCGAAGCCGAAGAGGTGTGGCTTGCCGCCGGAGCCGCGCTGGAGGCGTGA
- a CDS encoding fatty acid desaturase: MADRQTAGDTPPALEPRKLVYELRPFIKAHAGRSAWELAITLIPFFGVLVAALWAVSAGYHLALGLVPVAGLLLLRTFIIQHDCGHGAFLNKRTSNDRLGRALGVLTFTPYDCWRRSHTLHHASTGNLDSRGVGDVDTLTVREFRSRSRLGRLAYRAYRHPVVMLGVGPAYLFLLRHRLPIGLMKEGAQYWVSALATNLATAGFLAALMAAFGIGTTLLVVIPTVLVAATMGVWLFYVQHQFEEAHWDRREDWEFHEAALKGSSYLDLPQPLRWFTGNIGMHHVHHLASRIPFYRLPSVLKAYPQLRELNRLTVPQTFRPLILTLWDEEQRRLVSFREAAVRAA; the protein is encoded by the coding sequence ATGGCCGACAGGCAGACTGCCGGCGACACGCCCCCTGCGCTCGAACCCCGCAAACTGGTCTATGAACTCAGGCCCTTCATCAAGGCCCATGCAGGGCGGAGCGCATGGGAACTGGCGATCACGCTTATCCCGTTCTTCGGGGTGTTGGTGGCGGCGCTGTGGGCCGTGAGCGCGGGTTATCACCTCGCGCTGGGGCTGGTGCCGGTTGCAGGGCTGCTGCTGCTGCGGACTTTCATCATCCAGCATGATTGCGGCCACGGCGCCTTCCTCAACAAGCGCACCAGCAACGACCGGCTCGGCCGGGCCCTGGGCGTGCTGACCTTCACCCCCTATGATTGCTGGCGCCGCTCGCACACGCTGCACCATGCCTCGACCGGCAATCTGGATTCGCGCGGCGTGGGCGATGTCGACACGCTGACCGTTCGCGAGTTCCGCTCGCGCAGCCGCCTCGGCCGTCTGGCCTATCGCGCCTACCGCCACCCGGTGGTGATGCTGGGCGTTGGCCCGGCCTACCTGTTCCTCCTGCGGCACCGCCTGCCGATCGGGTTGATGAAGGAAGGCGCGCAATACTGGGTCAGCGCGCTGGCAACCAACCTTGCGACCGCCGGCTTTCTGGCAGCGCTGATGGCTGCCTTCGGGATTGGCACCACCTTGCTGGTCGTCATTCCGACCGTGCTGGTCGCAGCAACCATGGGGGTCTGGCTGTTCTACGTGCAGCACCAGTTCGAAGAGGCCCACTGGGACCGGCGCGAGGATTGGGAGTTCCACGAGGCGGCCCTGAAGGGCAGCTCCTACCTCGATCTGCCGCAGCCGCTGCGCTGGTTCACCGGCAATATCGGCATGCACCACGTGCACCACCTGGCCAGCCGCATCCCGTTCTACCGCCTGCCGAGCGTGCTCAAAGCCTACCCGCAGCTTCGCGAGCTCAACCGCCTCACTGTGCCGCAGACCTTCAGGCCGCTCATCCTGACGCTGTGGGACGAGGAGCAGCGGCGGCTCGTCTCGTTCCGGGAAGCTGCTGTCAGGGCGGCGTGA
- a CDS encoding M20/M25/M40 family metallo-hydrolase, translated as MNRPLTALALSLALLVPAGAANAADRVPVTAQEQLALDIYRDIIAIRTARGQARTPEMVAYLVSRLKAAGFADADIMVSDYDSTGEPVQGLIVRFAAAKPDGRKPIVMLGHMDVVDALDKDWVLPPFTLTEKDGYFFGRGTIDNKYGITNLVHAFIRLKQEGWSPRRDLYLVFSGDEETGMVSTRAQAAYVARNIDPAYVLNSDAGGITLAPDNRPLAMAVQAAEKTSVSFEITLTNPGGHSSRPRADNAIYELADALKKVAAYRFPVRATPLTRSFLGALGQMTPGETGAAMRAFAADPADEAAVAVLRANPETVGTLGTTCVATMLRGGHAANALPQSATATINCRIFPGDSATATEAALKQVIANDKVQFKTLGDVTESPESAVPAEVSAALRKVIDTRYPGLPIQPYMESGGTDGRHYRALGYATVAISGAATRPQDMFAHGLNERLSVDAFYDGLDHWYLLLKDLAQ; from the coding sequence ATGAACCGACCGCTCACCGCGCTGGCGCTCTCGCTTGCGCTGCTGGTGCCCGCAGGCGCCGCGAACGCAGCCGACCGGGTGCCCGTCACCGCGCAGGAACAGCTCGCGCTGGATATCTACCGCGACATTATCGCCATCCGCACCGCGCGCGGGCAGGCCAGGACGCCCGAGATGGTCGCCTATCTCGTCAGCCGTCTCAAAGCCGCCGGCTTTGCCGATGCCGACATCATGGTCAGCGACTACGACAGCACGGGCGAGCCGGTGCAGGGCCTGATCGTGCGCTTTGCCGCCGCCAAGCCCGACGGCCGCAAGCCGATCGTGATGCTGGGCCACATGGACGTGGTCGACGCGCTGGATAAGGACTGGGTGCTCCCGCCCTTCACCCTGACCGAGAAGGACGGCTATTTCTTCGGCCGCGGCACGATCGACAACAAATACGGCATCACCAACCTCGTCCACGCCTTCATCCGGCTGAAACAGGAAGGCTGGAGCCCGCGCCGCGATCTCTACCTCGTGTTCTCGGGTGACGAGGAGACCGGCATGGTCTCGACCCGCGCGCAAGCCGCCTATGTCGCGCGCAATATCGATCCGGCCTATGTCCTCAATTCCGATGCGGGCGGGATCACGCTGGCACCGGACAACCGCCCCTTGGCGATGGCGGTGCAGGCGGCGGAGAAGACTTCGGTCAGCTTCGAGATCACCCTCACCAACCCGGGCGGCCATTCCTCGCGTCCGCGCGCCGACAATGCGATCTACGAACTGGCCGATGCCTTGAAGAAGGTTGCCGCCTATCGCTTCCCGGTGCGGGCGACCCCGCTCACCCGTTCCTTCCTCGGCGCGCTCGGCCAGATGACGCCGGGCGAGACGGGTGCGGCGATGCGCGCCTTCGCTGCCGATCCGGCGGACGAAGCCGCCGTCGCGGTGCTGCGCGCCAATCCCGAAACGGTCGGCACACTCGGCACCACCTGTGTTGCCACCATGCTACGGGGCGGGCACGCCGCAAACGCCCTGCCGCAATCGGCCACCGCCACCATCAATTGCCGGATCTTTCCCGGCGACAGCGCAACCGCAACCGAGGCGGCGCTCAAGCAGGTGATCGCCAACGACAAGGTGCAGTTCAAGACGCTGGGTGACGTCACCGAAAGCCCCGAATCCGCTGTGCCGGCAGAAGTTTCGGCGGCGCTGCGCAAGGTGATCGACACGCGCTATCCCGGCCTGCCGATCCAGCCCTACATGGAATCGGGTGGCACTGACGGGCGGCATTACCGCGCGCTGGGCTATGCCACCGTGGCGATCTCAGGCGCGGCAACCCGCCCGCAGGACATGTTCGCCCACGGCCTCAACGAGCGGCTGTCGGTCGATGCCTTCTATGACGGGCTCGACCACTGGTATCTCCTGCTGAAGGACCTTGCGCAGTAG
- a CDS encoding sulfite exporter TauE/SafE family protein produces MNTLAPLALALPALLIAGAAAGFAGGLFGIGGGFVVVPALMFLLPVLGVAPDHTAHVAVGTSLASIIFTSIRSTSSHARRGAVDFDLLRSWAVWVVLGTAVGTVFADHVSGAYLALVFGVGVLAFAVYFLLPARQGDPLFAALPSGLPRVGIASALGAFSTLLGIGGGTLTTLTMTVCGTPIHRAIGTAAGMGAVIAVPATLGFVLIGLGESGLGWGALGYVHLPAAAVLIAMSVAFAPMGVATAHMLSPALLRRVFGLYLTFIGVLMIAKF; encoded by the coding sequence ATGAATACGCTTGCTCCGCTCGCCCTTGCGCTCCCGGCGCTGCTGATCGCCGGTGCGGCTGCCGGCTTCGCTGGCGGCCTGTTCGGGATCGGCGGAGGCTTCGTGGTCGTCCCGGCGCTGATGTTCCTGCTGCCGGTGCTCGGAGTCGCGCCCGATCACACCGCGCATGTCGCTGTCGGCACCTCGCTTGCATCGATCATCTTTACCTCGATCCGTTCGACCAGCAGCCATGCGCGGCGCGGGGCGGTGGATTTTGACCTGCTGAGAAGCTGGGCGGTCTGGGTGGTGCTGGGAACGGCGGTCGGCACGGTCTTTGCCGACCATGTTTCGGGGGCCTATCTGGCGCTGGTCTTCGGGGTCGGAGTCCTCGCCTTTGCGGTCTATTTCCTGCTTCCCGCGCGCCAGGGCGATCCGCTGTTTGCCGCTCTGCCTTCGGGCTTGCCGCGCGTCGGCATTGCCAGCGCGCTGGGTGCGTTTTCAACCCTGCTGGGGATCGGCGGCGGAACGCTGACGACCTTGACGATGACGGTCTGCGGCACGCCGATCCACCGCGCCATCGGCACTGCGGCCGGCATGGGCGCGGTCATTGCGGTTCCGGCGACTCTCGGATTTGTCCTGATCGGCCTTGGCGAGAGCGGCCTTGGCTGGGGAGCGCTCGGCTATGTTCATCTGCCCGCTGCCGCGGTTCTGATAGCCATGTCGGTGGCCTTCGCGCCGATGGGCGTTGCGACCGCACACATGCTTTCGCCTGCGCTCCTGCGCCGGGTTTTCGGCCTCTACCTGACGTTCATCGGCGTCTTGATGATCGCCAAGTTCTAG
- a CDS encoding zinc-dependent metalloprotease yields the protein MMMTRRLRLGAILLACTLPLAPLAAQTGPVEITAPAGETGLIPVRTEAAKGRILLTLPAPAEDGVALRVLYATAMRTGLGSAPLALDRGKIGNTQLLAFRRIAGKIAVQFENPRFRNTTGSADRQKAVASDFGISTVWLTDIAETLPDGRIVIDIAPFLAMDTLGIAASLNAELDSLGVGAATSLGGKGFRLEDKLSLADPASVKVFPDNIEVDAVQTFVSDNPGVEVENIVPDPKKVTLSVHHSFVRLPAPGFKPLPLDPRLGGFSTQVVDFGAPLGAAVVKDLANRFRLEKLDPAAPRSAVKKPITFYIDRNTPDQIRPALLEGIGWWADAFDAAGFIDAFKVELLPEGADPLDVRYNMVNWVDRATRGWAYGQQIVDPRTGEIVKGMVVLGSLRARQDIQIFMGLVGAGEVGSGGPNDPVKVALDRLAQLGAHEVGHTLGFAHNFAASTQDRASVMDYPPPRIGLVDGKPDLSDAYAKGIGSWDTATVRWLYGEAGEAEVAQSAAAYRFVQDDNARSPDSAYAWGGLWDDGADPTAELTRMMEVRAAALARFGLGTLAPGEPVANLRRRFVPLWLLHRYQLVTAAKQVGGMDFTYAINGSGREAAQPVTPAQQRAALGAILAAISPAALRVPPALLPLLSAAQNGSGDRQYDTEIFATAGGPVFDPLVAADVAAQFTVQTLVAPRRLARLVAQQQSDPSALGLGEVLDRLTGTVLGATGDDLGRRIAYRTLVTMAQVARRPDATPEVAAALDQALVDVGQRLAKERTIGAQRAWALSLSRRLIDAEQREKLAASLPRMVTVPPGDPIGEDDSMDLASLLNPSE from the coding sequence ATGATGATGACGCGACGCCTGCGCCTTGGCGCAATTCTGCTGGCCTGCACGCTCCCGCTCGCGCCGCTTGCCGCGCAGACTGGCCCGGTCGAGATCACCGCGCCCGCTGGCGAGACCGGGCTCATTCCGGTCCGCACCGAGGCCGCCAAGGGCCGCATCCTCCTCACCCTGCCCGCGCCGGCCGAGGATGGCGTCGCGCTGCGGGTGCTCTACGCCACCGCGATGCGCACTGGCCTCGGCTCGGCCCCGCTGGCGCTTGATCGCGGCAAGATCGGCAACACCCAGCTGCTCGCCTTCCGCCGCATCGCCGGCAAAATCGCGGTGCAGTTCGAAAACCCGCGCTTCCGCAACACCACCGGCAGTGCCGACCGGCAGAAGGCGGTGGCGAGCGATTTCGGCATTTCCACCGTCTGGCTCACCGACATTGCCGAGACCCTGCCCGACGGGCGCATCGTGATCGACATCGCGCCATTCCTCGCCATGGACACGCTGGGGATCGCGGCCTCGCTCAATGCCGAACTGGATTCGCTCGGCGTGGGCGCGGCGACGTCACTGGGCGGCAAGGGTTTCCGGCTGGAGGACAAGCTGAGCCTTGCCGATCCCGCCTCGGTCAAGGTGTTCCCCGACAATATCGAGGTGGATGCGGTGCAGACCTTCGTCTCGGACAATCCGGGCGTCGAGGTCGAGAACATCGTGCCCGATCCCAAGAAGGTGACCTTGAGCGTCCACCACAGCTTCGTGCGCCTGCCGGCGCCGGGCTTCAAGCCCCTGCCCCTCGATCCGCGCCTCGGCGGCTTTTCGACACAGGTGGTAGACTTCGGCGCCCCGCTCGGCGCTGCCGTCGTAAAGGATCTCGCCAACCGCTTCCGGCTGGAGAAGCTGGACCCTGCCGCCCCGCGCTCGGCGGTGAAAAAGCCGATCACCTTCTACATTGATCGCAACACCCCGGATCAGATTCGCCCGGCCCTGCTCGAAGGGATCGGCTGGTGGGCAGATGCCTTCGATGCGGCAGGCTTCATCGACGCCTTCAAGGTCGAGCTGCTGCCCGAAGGCGCCGATCCGCTCGACGTGCGCTACAACATGGTCAACTGGGTCGACCGGGCGACGCGCGGCTGGGCCTATGGCCAGCAGATCGTCGACCCGCGCACCGGCGAAATCGTCAAGGGCATGGTGGTGCTGGGATCGCTGCGCGCGCGGCAGGATATCCAGATATTCATGGGCCTGGTGGGCGCGGGCGAGGTGGGCAGCGGCGGGCCGAACGATCCGGTCAAGGTCGCGCTCGACCGGCTGGCGCAGCTGGGCGCGCACGAGGTCGGCCACACGCTGGGCTTCGCGCACAACTTCGCCGCCAGCACGCAAGACCGCGCCTCGGTGATGGACTACCCGCCGCCGCGTATCGGCCTTGTGGACGGCAAGCCCGATCTCTCCGACGCCTATGCCAAGGGGATCGGCAGCTGGGACACGGCCACGGTCCGCTGGCTCTACGGCGAGGCGGGCGAGGCCGAGGTGGCCCAGTCTGCCGCCGCCTACCGCTTCGTGCAGGACGACAACGCCCGCTCGCCCGACAGCGCCTATGCTTGGGGCGGGCTGTGGGACGACGGAGCCGATCCGACGGCGGAACTCACCCGCATGATGGAGGTGCGCGCCGCTGCCCTCGCCCGCTTCGGGCTTGGCACACTGGCACCGGGCGAGCCGGTCGCGAACCTGCGCCGCCGCTTCGTGCCCTTGTGGCTGCTGCACCGCTACCAGCTGGTCACCGCGGCCAAGCAGGTGGGCGGCATGGACTTCACCTATGCGATCAACGGCAGCGGGCGCGAAGCCGCGCAGCCGGTCACCCCGGCGCAGCAGCGCGCGGCGCTCGGTGCGATCCTCGCCGCGATCAGCCCCGCAGCGCTGCGCGTGCCGCCCGCACTCCTGCCGCTGCTTTCGGCCGCGCAGAACGGCTCGGGTGACAGGCAATATGACACCGAGATCTTCGCCACGGCGGGCGGCCCTGTGTTCGATCCGCTGGTCGCCGCCGATGTCGCTGCGCAGTTCACCGTGCAGACCCTCGTCGCCCCGCGCCGTCTGGCGCGGCTGGTGGCGCAGCAGCAGAGCGATCCCTCGGCGCTCGGCCTTGGCGAAGTGCTCGACCGCCTGACCGGCACGGTCCTCGGCGCGACGGGCGATGATCTCGGCCGCCGCATTGCCTATCGCACGCTGGTGACCATGGCGCAGGTCGCGCGCCGCCCGGACGCCACGCCCGAAGTCGCCGCCGCGCTCGATCAGGCGCTGGTGGATGTCGGCCAGCGTCTCGCGAAAGAGCGTACCATCGGGGCGCAGCGGGCATGGGCGCTCAGCCTGTCGCGCCGCCTGATTGATGCCGAACAGCGCGAGAAACTCGCCGCGAGCCTGCCGCGCATGGTGACTGTGCCACCGGGCGATCCGATCGGCGAGGATGACTCGATGGACCTTGCCAGCCTGCTGAACCCGAGCGAATGA
- a CDS encoding enoyl-CoA hydratase/isomerase family protein produces the protein MTGQYQTIRVEKRGATDWLTLDRPDALNAITTEMARELNDYFGALYHDRTTRIVVMRGAGRAFCAGLDIKDHGMRDPAQVPFGGGFGFQGLLADVYIRMRRCPQPIIAAVQGAACGGGFAFALAADIRIAGESARMNAAFIRLGLSACDMGVSYFLPRLVGASLASELMLTGRFITAPRALASGLVSEVVADDQLEATAQSYVDDMLLASPMGLRMTKEGLNMVVDAASLEAAMAIENRNQVMTAASPNFAEGMRAFLEKRAPDYIPD, from the coding sequence ATGACAGGGCAGTACCAGACGATCAGGGTGGAAAAGCGCGGGGCAACCGACTGGCTGACGCTCGATCGTCCCGATGCGCTCAATGCGATCACCACCGAAATGGCGCGCGAGCTCAATGACTATTTCGGCGCGCTCTACCATGATCGCACCACCCGCATCGTGGTGATGCGCGGGGCGGGGCGGGCCTTCTGCGCGGGGCTCGACATCAAGGATCATGGCATGCGCGATCCGGCGCAAGTGCCGTTTGGCGGGGGGTTCGGCTTTCAGGGCCTGCTGGCCGATGTCTACATCAGGATGCGCCGCTGCCCGCAGCCGATCATCGCCGCTGTCCAAGGGGCAGCCTGCGGCGGAGGTTTTGCATTTGCGCTCGCCGCCGACATCCGCATCGCCGGGGAGAGCGCGCGGATGAACGCCGCTTTCATCCGCCTCGGCCTGTCCGCCTGCGACATGGGGGTGAGCTATTTCCTGCCGCGGCTCGTGGGGGCTTCGCTCGCCTCGGAACTGATGCTGACCGGGCGCTTCATCACTGCCCCGCGCGCGCTGGCGAGCGGGCTGGTGAGCGAGGTGGTGGCCGATGATCAGCTCGAAGCCACCGCGCAGAGCTATGTCGACGATATGCTCCTCGCCTCGCCGATGGGTCTTCGGATGACCAAGGAAGGCCTCAACATGGTAGTCGATGCCGCCAGCCTCGAAGCGGCGATGGCGATCGAGAACCGCAACCAGGTGATGACCGCCGCCAGCCCCAATTTCGCCGAAGGCATGCGCGCCTTCCTCGAAAAGCGCGCCCCCGATTACATTCCTGACTGA
- a CDS encoding histidinol-phosphate transaminase, with translation MPTSRRSFLAGASLAGGLGALPVSGLGASITAAAAAAPDFGPKAGQALLSRNENPYGPAPSALRAIADTAKMGCYYTERGVERLTAMIAERHGVLPSQVVVGEGSTEILCAIALAWGRKGAILCPDLFWDFTVLYGERQGITALRVPLAADMSVDLGGMAARAGDGVALVQICNPNNPTGILIPSAALRSFAAKVTPQATLLVDEAYNELTDRPEDNSMIDLVRNGADVIVCRTFSKIYGMAGMRVGYAITSEANAQRIRSHLMSFGGNLSGLAAAIASYNDTPFLDQSRAAVLEGRAMILDAVAKAGMTALPSQTNFVFVQVPDANALRDAMAERGIAIRGAYGRWSGYSRVSTGKLEDVARYAAALPEMTKRLWA, from the coding sequence ATGCCGACCAGCCGCCGCTCCTTTCTTGCAGGTGCCAGTCTTGCAGGCGGGCTCGGCGCCCTGCCGGTCTCCGGACTTGGTGCCAGCATCACCGCTGCTGCTGCCGCCGCGCCCGACTTCGGACCGAAGGCGGGTCAGGCCCTGCTGAGCCGCAATGAAAATCCCTATGGCCCGGCACCCTCGGCACTGCGCGCGATCGCCGACACCGCGAAGATGGGCTGCTATTACACCGAACGCGGGGTCGAACGCCTGACCGCGATGATCGCGGAACGGCATGGCGTTCTCCCCTCGCAAGTCGTGGTCGGCGAAGGATCGACCGAGATCCTCTGCGCCATTGCGCTCGCTTGGGGACGCAAGGGCGCGATCCTGTGTCCCGACCTGTTCTGGGATTTCACGGTGCTCTATGGCGAGCGGCAGGGCATCACCGCGCTCCGCGTGCCTCTGGCTGCGGACATGAGCGTCGATCTCGGCGGCATGGCCGCCAGGGCCGGGGACGGCGTGGCTCTGGTGCAGATCTGCAACCCCAACAATCCCACCGGCATCCTGATCCCGTCTGCAGCGCTGCGCAGCTTTGCGGCGAAGGTCACCCCGCAGGCGACCCTGCTGGTGGACGAGGCCTATAACGAACTGACCGACCGGCCCGAGGACAACTCGATGATCGATCTGGTGCGCAACGGCGCTGATGTGATCGTGTGCCGCACCTTCTCCAAGATCTACGGCATGGCAGGGATGCGCGTCGGCTATGCCATCACCAGCGAAGCGAACGCCCAGCGCATCAGATCGCATCTGATGAGCTTCGGCGGCAATCTCTCTGGCCTCGCCGCCGCCATCGCGAGCTATAACGACACGCCGTTCCTCGACCAGTCGCGCGCAGCCGTGCTGGAAGGGCGTGCGATGATCCTCGATGCCGTGGCCAAGGCAGGAATGACCGCGCTGCCATCCCAGACCAATTTCGTGTTCGTGCAAGTGCCAGACGCCAATGCCCTGCGCGACGCCATGGCCGAGCGCGGCATCGCCATCAGGGGCGCTTACGGGCGCTGGTCGGGCTATTCCCGGGTCAGCACGGGAAAGCTCGAGGATGTGGCGCGCTATGCCGCGGCCCTTCCAGAAATGACGAAGAGGCTGTGGGCCTGA
- a CDS encoding acyl-CoA dehydrogenase gives MTISTEALEMAAKVEAFVREKIMPYEQDPRRDHHGAPTDELVMEMRELARAAGVLTPHIRPDGSHFNQRETAVILIKSGLTPLGMLACNTQAPDEGNMYLIGKVGSADLKQRFLTPLVSGHARSAFFMTEPAELNGAGADPSMMITTCRKDGNHWVINGKKCFITGAEGAKVGIVMAKSEDPDSHGGACMFLVDLPDPAIQITGVPNTIDSSMPGSHAEITIDNLRVPADQMLGDAGEGFKYAQIRLSPARLSHCMRWLGGCIRAQEIATDYANRRMAFGKALIDHEGVGFMLAENMIDLKQCELMIDWCASVLDTGSLGTVESSMTKVAVSEALMRVADKCVQVMGGTGVTDKTIVETMFREIRAFRIYDGPTEVHKWSLAKKLRRDWKAAQ, from the coding sequence ATGACGATCAGCACCGAAGCGCTCGAAATGGCAGCGAAAGTCGAAGCTTTCGTGCGCGAGAAAATCATGCCCTACGAGCAGGACCCGCGCCGCGACCACCACGGCGCGCCGACTGACGAACTGGTGATGGAAATGCGCGAACTGGCGCGCGCGGCGGGGGTGCTTACCCCGCATATCCGCCCTGATGGCAGCCACTTCAACCAGCGCGAAACCGCGGTGATCCTGATCAAATCCGGCCTCACCCCGCTCGGCATGCTCGCCTGCAACACCCAGGCGCCCGACGAGGGCAACATGTACCTGATCGGCAAGGTCGGCAGCGCGGACCTCAAGCAGCGCTTCCTCACCCCGCTGGTCTCGGGCCATGCGCGCTCTGCCTTTTTCATGACCGAACCGGCCGAGTTGAACGGCGCGGGCGCGGACCCTTCGATGATGATCACCACCTGCCGAAAGGACGGCAACCACTGGGTGATCAACGGCAAGAAGTGCTTCATCACCGGGGCCGAGGGTGCGAAGGTCGGGATCGTGATGGCCAAGTCCGAAGACCCCGACAGCCACGGCGGGGCCTGCATGTTCCTGGTCGATCTGCCCGATCCCGCGATCCAGATCACGGGCGTTCCCAACACCATCGACAGCTCGATGCCCGGCAGCCATGCCGAGATCACCATCGACAATCTGCGCGTGCCGGCCGACCAGATGCTCGGCGATGCGGGCGAGGGGTTCAAATATGCCCAGATCCGCCTCAGCCCGGCGCGCCTGTCGCACTGCATGCGCTGGCTGGGCGGCTGCATCCGCGCGCAGGAGATCGCGACCGACTATGCCAACCGCCGCATGGCCTTCGGCAAAGCCCTGATCGACCACGAGGGCGTGGGCTTCATGCTCGCGGAAAACATGATCGACCTGAAGCAATGCGAGCTGATGATCGACTGGTGCGCCAGCGTGCTCGACACCGGATCACTGGGCACGGTCGAAAGCAGCATGACCAAGGTCGCCGTGTCCGAGGCGCTGATGCGGGTCGCCGACAAATGCGTGCAGGTGATGGGCGGCACGGGCGTGACCGACAAGACCATCGTCGAGACGATGTTCCGGGAAATCCGTGCCTTCCGCATCTATGACGGCCCCACGGAGGTTCACAAGTGGAGCCTCGCCAAGAAGCTGCGCCGCGACTGGAAGGCGGCGCAGTAA